The nucleotide window GAACGCGTAGCCTCGTGCACGAACTGCCGTTTGTGCGAGAAGCGCACCAACACCGTGTTCGGCGTGGGCGATCGCGAGGCCGACTGGATGCTGATCGGCGAGGCGCCCGGCGAGAACGAGGACCGCCAGGGCGAGCCCTTCGTCGGCCAGGCGGGCAAGCTGCTCGACAACATGCTGCGCGCGCTCTCGCTCGCGCGCGGCGAGAACGTTTATATCGCGAACGTGATCAAGTGCCGTCCGCCTGGCAACCGCAATCCGGAGCCCGACGAGGTTGCGCGCTGCGAACCGTATCTCCAACGTCAGGTGGCGCTCGTGAAGCCGAAGATCATCGTCGCGCTCGGGCGTTTCGCGGCGCAGAGCCTGCTCAAGACTGACGGCAGCATCGCGTCGCTGCGCGGACGCGTCCACGAGTACGAAGGCGTGCCCGTCATCGTCACCTATCACCCCGCGTATCTGCTGCGCAGCCTGCCTGACAAGGGGAAGGCGTGGGCCGACCTCTGCCTCGCGCGCGACACGTGGCGAACGGCGTCCGGCGGCGAGCGATGAACGCCGCGCGGCCCGCGGACGTATCCGGTGCGACTGGCGCCCCGGGCGACGGCGGGACGCGAGATGATGCCGGGCCGCAGCGCATGCCCGGCGCTTGCGCGGACCACGACGTCATCGATCGCGTAACCGATCCGGCCGTGCGCGATCTCGCGTGGCTGCTCTTCAGCGCCGATCTGTTGCGCGCGCAACCGCCGCTCGCTCCGCTGGCGCAATGGTGCGCCAATGCGCAAGAAGCTCGCGCCACGTGCGACTGGCTCGTGCAACTCGATCGCGATCCTGCGAGTCTGCACGAAGCGCTCATGGCCGCACCGACGCATCGCCTTGGGCGCTATGCCGAAAATCTGCTGGGATGGTTTCTCGCGCATGGACCTGCGGCCCAACTTGTCGCGCAGAATGTGCCGGTGCGGCGTGCGGGGCTCACGCTCGGCGAGTGCGATTTTCTTGTGCAGACGCGCGCCGGCGAGCGCCTGCATTGGGAACTGGCGGTGAAGTGCTACCTGCACGCAGGGCCAGGCGATGAGGCACGTGCATCGCTTGCCGAATTCGTCGGTCCGAACTTGCGCGATCGCTTCGATCTGAAGCTGACGCATCTGCGCGACCGTCAACTGCGTTTGAGCGCACGCGAAGAATTCGCCTCGCTCGGTTACGAAGGCCGGTGGCTCGCGCAGATGTTCGTGAAGGGCTGGCTTTTCTACCGGGCGGGAGGGGCGGCGCCGTCTCAAGTGGCGGACGCCCCCGAGCTGGCCGCAGATCATGGGCGCGGCTGGTGGGTGACGCGCTCGGATTGGCCGGCGTTCGCGCAGCAACAGGCGGCCGATGGCTGGAGCGTGTTGCCAAGGCTCGCGTGGCTCGCGCCACGCAGGCTGGCGGCCGCGCCGGGCGCGGCGCATGCAAACGCGGATACAAGCGCCGCGCCGCCCGTCGCCCCCAACGAGTTGGTCATCGCGCTAGCCCGGCCAGATGATCCTGTCCTGGTCGCGGCATTCACGGCCGACAGCGCAGGCGGCTACCGCGAAATGTCGCGCGGCTTCATCGTTCCCGACGACTGGCCCGCGCGCGCCGCGGCATTTTCACGTCAATGAGTTGCATGCCAACAAGCGCGCGAGAGCACGCTTACCACCAGCGCCAGAAGTGATGCACCGGCCCGACGCCATGACCGACGTCGAGCCGCGCACTGGCCTCCAGCGCCGCCGTCAGATACTGCTTGGCTTCGCCAACGGCCGGTGCGAGCGCGCCGCGCTGCGGCCACAATGCGGCAATCGCGGAAGAGAGCGTGCAGCCGGTGCCGTGCGTATTCGTGACCGGCACGCGTGGGCCGGCGAGGCGCAGCGTGCCACCGGCTTCGATGAGCCAGTCGGGGCTGTCCTCGCTGCCCAGATGCCCGCCCTTCATCAGCACCGCCTGCGCACCGAGCGCGCGCAGCGCTTCGCCTTGTTCGACCATCGCGGCTTCGTTGGCAGCAGGTGCCACACCGAGCAGCGCGGCGGCTTCCGGCAGATTGGGCGTGACGACGCCCGCCAGGGGCAGCAGCTCCTCGCGCAACGCAGCGACAGCCTCGGGCGCGAGCAGCGCGTGATTGCTCTTCGAGATCATCACGGTGTCGAGCACGACGCGCGCCGGCTTGTGCCGTCGCAGCGCATCGGCGACGGCGCGCACGATTTCGGCGTTGGCGAGCATGCCGATCTTCACGGCGTCGATGCGGATGTCGTCGAACACGGCGTCGAGCTGCGCGGTGACGAAACCCGCGTCGGGCGCGTGGATCGCGGTGACGCCGCGTGTGTTCTGCGCGGTGAGCGCCGTGATGACGCTCGCGCCGTACGCGCCGAGCGCGGAGAACGCCTTGAGGTCGGCCTGAATGCCCGCACCGCCGCCCGAGTCGGAGCCGGCGATCGTGAGAACGTTGAAAATCGGTGAAGTCATGGCAGCGTCAGATGCGCGTCGCGCGCGGCATGTCGCCACGCGCGCGCAGGGAAAATTCGGTTCGGCAGAGGCGGTGGCCGGATTACGTCAGACCACGCACGCTCATCAATGCCTGTGATTTTCGCCGATCAGGGCGACCGAGTCGAATGAACGCTGATTCGCCTGGTGGCGGCGCATCACGAGCCACATCATCAGACAGACGAACGTGCCGAACAGCACGATCACGATGGTCACCGGCACGTCGAGCCAGACGAGCACGGCATAGAGGCACAGCATCACCAGCACCGAAAGATTCTCGTTGAAGTTCTGCACGGCGATGGAGTGGCCAGCGGAGAGCAGCACGTGGCCGCGATGCTGGAGCAGCGCGTTCATCGGCACGACGAAGAAGCCCGAGAGGCCGCCCACGACCATGAGGAAGATGTACGCAAAAATCAGGTAGCCGGGAATGCGCATATGGCCGATATGCAGGCCCCAATGCGGCGGAAAGAGATGGCGCGTGTAGAACGCCATGAGCATGACGGCAAGACCCATGATGATGCCGACCGGCAGCACCGAGAGCGACTTCTTGAGCGGCACGCGCGCGGCGGCGATCATGGCGCCGGCCGCCACGCCCACGGCCACCACGGCCTGGAGCACCGCGCCTTCGGAGAGCGACATGCCGAGTGAAACTTCGGCCCACTTGAGCACGATGAATTGCAGCGTCGCGCCTGCGCCCCAGAAGAGCGTCGTGACCGCGAGCGAGATCTGGCCGAGCTTGTCGCGCCAGAGCGTGTTGAAGCAGTCGGCGAAATCGGTGATGAGGCGGATGACACCGTGCTGCTGGCGCGGGTAGCGCGCGCCGGTGTCGGGAATGCGCAGATTGAAGAGGGCGGCGATCACGTAGATCACCATGATGACGACCATCGCGGCCTCGGCGGGCGTGCTGATCGCGGCGGGAGTATGGCGCAGCACATGCGAGGCGATGTGGGGGCTGATCAACGCGCCGCCGAGCACGGTGCCGAGAATGATCGAGCCGACTGTCGTGCCCTCGATCCAGCCATTGGCGGCGACGAGGCGCTCAGGCGGCAGCAGTTCGGTCAGGATGCCGTATTTGGCGGGCGAATAAGCCGCCGCGCCAAAACCCACTACGCCATAGGCGAACAAGGGGTGGGTGCCTGCCAGCATCATGGCGCAGCCGACGACCTTGATCGTGTTCGTGATGAACATCACGCGGCCCTTGGGGCGGGAATCTGCAAAGGCGCCGACGAAGGCGGCAAGAACGACGTAGGAGAGGACGAAGAACAGCTTGAGCAGCGGCGTCATCCAGTTCGGAGCGTGGAGATCTTTCAGCAGTGCAATCGCAGCGATCAGGAGCGCATTGTCGGCCAACGACGAAAAAAACTGCGCGGCCATGATGGTGTAAAAGCCTTTTTTCATCTGATGCGATGCTTTCCTCGCTGCGGTCCGTCCGCCCCGGACGGGTGGGAGGCATCCGGGCTTATTACGTTCGAAATGGGTTGTGCGCAGGGCTTTATATCACGAAAATAGGTGTATTCGGACTAGCACAATCCTTGAGCGCCCGTCAGGCGGGCCTGCGGGGCACTGAAAACACCCTGTAAGCTCCTGATTCGAAAGCGTCTTTGCGAAAAAATCTCCCATGCCGCGCCCCCTCTCAGCAACGATCCACACCGCCGCTCTCGCCAATAACCTCGCCGTCGTCCGCAAGTACGCGCCAAAGTCGAAAATCTGGGCCGTGGTGAAGGCCAACGCCTACGGGCACGGGCTTGCGCGCGCATTTCCCGGCCTGCGCGCAACCGACGGTTTCGGCCTGCTCGATCTCGAGGAGGCCGTCAAACTGCGCGAGCTCGGCTGGGCGGGTCCTATCCTGCTGCTCGAAGGTTTTTTCCGGCCGACCGACATCGATGTGATCGACCGCTACAGCCTCACGACCGTCGTGCACAGCGACGAGCAGATGCGCATGCTCGAAATGGCGCGTCTGTCGAAGCCGGTCAACGTTCAGCTCAAGATGAATAGCGGCATGAACCGGCTCGGCTACACGCCCGAGAAGTACCGCGCCGCGTGGGAGCGCGCGCGCGCCTGTGCCGGCATCGGCCAGATCACGCTGATGACGCACTTCGCGGATGCCGACACGCCGCGCGGCGTGAGCGAACAGATGGCAACGTTCGAGCGCGGCGCGCAAGGCATTGCGGGTGCGCGCAGCCTCGCCAACTCGGCCGCCACGCTGTGGCATCCATCGACGCACTTCGACTGGGTGCGCCCCGGCATCATTCTTTATGGCGCTTCGCCTTCTGGCTTCTCCTCGGCGCTCGAAGGCGTGGGCCTGCAGCCGGCCATGACGCTCGCGTCCGAACTCATCGCCACGCAGCACGTCGCCGAAGGGCAGACGGTCGGCTACGGCTCGATCTTCACGGCACGCAAGCCCATGCGCATCGGCGTGGTGGCGTGTGGTTATGCGGACGGCTATCCGCGCGTCGCGCCCGAAGGCACGCCCGTGATCGTCGACGGTGTGCTCACGCATGTCGTGGGCCGCGTCTCCATGGACATGCTCACCGTCGACCTCACGCCCGTGCATAGCGCGGGCGTGGGCGCGCGCGTGGAACTGTGGGGCAACAACCTGCCGATCGACGACGTCGCGAGGGCCTGTGGCACGATTGGCTACGAGCTGATGTGCGCCGTTGCGCCGCGCGTGCCGGTGCGGGCCGAATAACGCCATGGCAAAGAGCATGGCGAAGGTCAAGACACTGTATACGTGTACCGAGTGCGGCGGGCAGGCGCCCAAGTGGCAAGGCCAGTGCCCCGCGTGCGGCGCGTGGAACACGCTGGTGGAAGGCGTTGCCGAATCAGCAAGCAGTCACCGCTTCCAGTCGCTCGCGAAGAGCGCGCCGGTGCGGCGTCTCGCCGATATCGAGGCGTCCGACATACCGCGCTTCACGACCGGCGTGGGCGAGTTCGACCGCGTGCTGGGCGGCGGTCTCGTAGCGGGCGGCGTGGTGCTGATCGGCGGCGATCCGGGCATCGGCAAGTCGACGCTGTTGCTGCAGTCGCTCGCGCAGATCGCTGCGGAGCGTCGCGCGCTATATGTAAGCGGCGAAGAATCGGCTGCGCAGATTGCGTTGCGCGCACAACGATTGGCGCTGCTCGATCCCGGCTCCATGGCGAGCGAATTGCAATTGCTCGCCGAGATCCAGCTCGAAAGGATCCAGGCGACGATCGAAGCTGAAAAGCCCGACGTCGCGGTCATCGACTCGATCCAGACGATCTACTCCGAGGCGCTGACTTCCGCGCCAGGCTCCGTCGCGCAGGTGCGCGAGTGCGCGGCGCAACTCACACGCATCGCGAAGCAATCGGGCACCGCGATCATCATGGTCGGTCACGTGACGAAGGAGGGCAACCTCGCGGGGCCGCGGGTGCTCGAGCATATCGTCGACACCGTGCTGTATTTCGAAGGCGACACGCATTCGTCGTTCCGTCTCGTGCGCGCGTTCAAGAACCGCTTCGGCGCGGTCAACGAACTGGGCGTGTTCGCGATGACCGAGAAAGGCCTGCGCGGCGTGGCGAATCCCTCGGCGCTCTTTCTCTCGCAGCACGAGCAGAGCGTGCCGGGCTCCTGCGTGCTCGTGACACAGGAAGGCTCCCGGCCGCTGCTCGTCGAAGTGCAGGCGCTCGTCGACACGGCGCACGTGCCGAATCCGCGGCGCCTCGCCGTCGGCCTCGAACAAAACCGGCTGGCGATGCTGCTGGCGGTGCTGCATCGCCATGCCGGCATTGCGTGCTTCGATCAGGACGTTTTCCTCAACGCCGTGGGCGGGGTGAAAATCACGGAGCCGGCCGCGGATCTCGCCGTGCTGCTCGCCATTCACTCTTCGATGCGTAACAAGGCGTTGCCCAAGGGTCTGATCGTTTTTGGCGAAGTCGGTCTGGCGGGCGAGATCCGTCCCTCGCCGCGCGGCCAGGATCG belongs to Paraburkholderia flagellata and includes:
- the thiD gene encoding bifunctional hydroxymethylpyrimidine kinase/phosphomethylpyrimidine kinase, with product MTSPIFNVLTIAGSDSGGGAGIQADLKAFSALGAYGASVITALTAQNTRGVTAIHAPDAGFVTAQLDAVFDDIRIDAVKIGMLANAEIVRAVADALRRHKPARVVLDTVMISKSNHALLAPEAVAALREELLPLAGVVTPNLPEAAALLGVAPAANEAAMVEQGEALRALGAQAVLMKGGHLGSEDSPDWLIEAGGTLRLAGPRVPVTNTHGTGCTLSSAIAALWPQRGALAPAVGEAKQYLTAALEASARLDVGHGVGPVHHFWRWW
- the alr gene encoding alanine racemase translates to MPRPLSATIHTAALANNLAVVRKYAPKSKIWAVVKANAYGHGLARAFPGLRATDGFGLLDLEEAVKLRELGWAGPILLLEGFFRPTDIDVIDRYSLTTVVHSDEQMRMLEMARLSKPVNVQLKMNSGMNRLGYTPEKYRAAWERARACAGIGQITLMTHFADADTPRGVSEQMATFERGAQGIAGARSLANSAATLWHPSTHFDWVRPGIILYGASPSGFSSALEGVGLQPAMTLASELIATQHVAEGQTVGYGSIFTARKPMRIGVVACGYADGYPRVAPEGTPVIVDGVLTHVVGRVSMDMLTVDLTPVHSAGVGARVELWGNNLPIDDVARACGTIGYELMCAVAPRVPVRAE
- a CDS encoding DUF1853 family protein, with product MPGACADHDVIDRVTDPAVRDLAWLLFSADLLRAQPPLAPLAQWCANAQEARATCDWLVQLDRDPASLHEALMAAPTHRLGRYAENLLGWFLAHGPAAQLVAQNVPVRRAGLTLGECDFLVQTRAGERLHWELAVKCYLHAGPGDEARASLAEFVGPNLRDRFDLKLTHLRDRQLRLSAREEFASLGYEGRWLAQMFVKGWLFYRAGGAAPSQVADAPELAADHGRGWWVTRSDWPAFAQQQAADGWSVLPRLAWLAPRRLAAAPGAAHANADTSAAPPVAPNELVIALARPDDPVLVAAFTADSAGGYREMSRGFIVPDDWPARAAAFSRQ
- the lplT gene encoding lysophospholipid transporter LplT, which produces MKKGFYTIMAAQFFSSLADNALLIAAIALLKDLHAPNWMTPLLKLFFVLSYVVLAAFVGAFADSRPKGRVMFITNTIKVVGCAMMLAGTHPLFAYGVVGFGAAAYSPAKYGILTELLPPERLVAANGWIEGTTVGSIILGTVLGGALISPHIASHVLRHTPAAISTPAEAAMVVIMVIYVIAALFNLRIPDTGARYPRQQHGVIRLITDFADCFNTLWRDKLGQISLAVTTLFWGAGATLQFIVLKWAEVSLGMSLSEGAVLQAVVAVGVAAGAMIAAARVPLKKSLSVLPVGIIMGLAVMLMAFYTRHLFPPHWGLHIGHMRIPGYLIFAYIFLMVVGGLSGFFVVPMNALLQHRGHVLLSAGHSIAVQNFNENLSVLVMLCLYAVLVWLDVPVTIVIVLFGTFVCLMMWLVMRRHQANQRSFDSVALIGENHRH
- the radA gene encoding DNA repair protein RadA produces the protein MAKVKTLYTCTECGGQAPKWQGQCPACGAWNTLVEGVAESASSHRFQSLAKSAPVRRLADIEASDIPRFTTGVGEFDRVLGGGLVAGGVVLIGGDPGIGKSTLLLQSLAQIAAERRALYVSGEESAAQIALRAQRLALLDPGSMASELQLLAEIQLERIQATIEAEKPDVAVIDSIQTIYSEALTSAPGSVAQVRECAAQLTRIAKQSGTAIIMVGHVTKEGNLAGPRVLEHIVDTVLYFEGDTHSSFRLVRAFKNRFGAVNELGVFAMTEKGLRGVANPSALFLSQHEQSVPGSCVLVTQEGSRPLLVEVQALVDTAHVPNPRRLAVGLEQNRLAMLLAVLHRHAGIACFDQDVFLNAVGGVKITEPAADLAVLLAIHSSMRNKALPKGLIVFGEVGLAGEIRPSPRGQDRLKEAAKLGFSCALIPRANAPKQPIEGLQVIAVERLEEAIDRVRELD
- a CDS encoding uracil-DNA glycosylase, with amino-acid sequence MPLDEIVLEELGLAPRWVRKGTRGGTQLETSRDDEAVAPPPAVTHAAAVAPVMQAARPDIAPQPAEAQPAAAELSQPPQPVASAAAPSKPAPYASDEPPPLTDDDFAWFDSVAQPALPHDAEPAQTSGAPRSDVATLGWDALAERVASCTNCRLCEKRTNTVFGVGDREADWMLIGEAPGENEDRQGEPFVGQAGKLLDNMLRALSLARGENVYIANVIKCRPPGNRNPEPDEVARCEPYLQRQVALVKPKIIVALGRFAAQSLLKTDGSIASLRGRVHEYEGVPVIVTYHPAYLLRSLPDKGKAWADLCLARDTWRTASGGER